In the Numida meleagris isolate 19003 breed g44 Domestic line chromosome 5, NumMel1.0, whole genome shotgun sequence genome, one interval contains:
- the LOC110399896 gene encoding dual specificity protein phosphatase 13-like, producing MLHTRDNSFPSSSAGGPASYETPALADLQRLIWFRGGSDNHVDQVWPNIYLGDAWAARSITTIQSLNITHILNAADGPYSINTGAKYYKDLQIEYFGIEAFDDPSFDLSIFFYDAANFIGKALNTSGGKVFVHCAMGVSRSATLVLAFLMIHENMTLVDALKTVGSHRDICPNTGFLSQLRELDIKLSEERKGIRAPASKAL from the exons ATGCTTCACACCAGAGACAACTCCTTTCCAAGCAGCAGCGCAGGGGGCCCAGCATCCTACGAAACACCAGCACTAGCAGACCTCCAGCGACTGATTTGGTTCAGAGGAGGGTCTGATAACCACGTGGACCAAGTCTGGCCAAATATTTACCTGGGAGATGC GTGGGCTGCTAGGAGTATAACTACTATTCAAAGCCTCAACATAACTCATATCCTTAATGCAGCAGATGGGCCATATAGCATCAACACAGGAGCCAAATATTACAAAGATCTGCAAATAGAGTACTTTGGAATAGAAGCATTTGATGATCCTTCCTTTGATTTAAGTATCTTCTTCTACGACGCTGCCAATTTCATAGGCAAAGCCTTAAACACTTCAGGAG GTAAAGTGTTCGTTCACTGTGCCATGGGGGTGAGCCGCTCTGCAACATTAGTGCTTGCCTTTTTGATGATCCATGAAAACATGACGCTCGTGGATGCTCTGAAAACGGTTGGTTCTCACAGAGACATCTGCCCAAACACAGGGTTCCTCAGCCAGCTGCGAGAACTGGACATTAAATTAagtgaagagaggaaaggaatcAGAGCACCTGCTAGCAAAGCACTGTAA